The following are encoded in a window of Staphylococcus piscifermentans genomic DNA:
- a CDS encoding response regulator transcription factor — translation MSQKILVVDDEQSIVTLLKYNLETAGYIVEVAYDGEEALQKVNAVQPDLVVLDVMLPKLDGIEVCKTIRSDKNLVPILMLTAKDDEFDRVLGLELGADDYMTKPFSPREVVARVKAILRRSQQVQSIQEDENDNEDVIIGSIKIRPEYFEVYKNNELLELTPKEFELLLYLIERQGRVITREHMLNSVWNYEFTGDSRIVDVHISHLRDKLEENPKQPKLIKTLRGLGYKLERPKSAN, via the coding sequence ATGTCACAAAAAATTTTAGTAGTCGACGATGAACAATCAATTGTAACTTTACTGAAATACAATTTGGAAACTGCAGGTTACATAGTAGAAGTTGCTTATGATGGAGAAGAGGCGCTTCAAAAAGTAAATGCTGTACAGCCGGATTTAGTAGTTTTAGATGTAATGCTTCCGAAATTAGACGGCATTGAAGTATGTAAAACGATTCGTTCAGATAAGAACTTAGTTCCTATTCTAATGTTGACTGCCAAAGATGACGAGTTTGATCGTGTACTAGGCTTAGAGCTTGGTGCAGATGATTATATGACTAAACCATTTTCACCAAGAGAAGTAGTTGCACGTGTAAAAGCTATTTTGCGACGTTCTCAACAAGTTCAAAGTATCCAAGAAGACGAAAATGATAATGAGGACGTTATCATTGGTTCCATCAAGATTAGACCCGAGTATTTTGAAGTATACAAAAATAATGAATTATTAGAGCTGACACCTAAAGAATTTGAATTGTTATTGTACTTAATTGAACGTCAAGGTCGCGTAATTACAAGAGAACATATGTTGAACTCTGTATGGAACTATGAATTTACAGGTGATTCACGTATTGTCGATGTGCATATCAGTCACTTGAGAGATAAATTAGAAGAAAACCCTAAGCAGCCAAAATTGATTAAAACGCTACGTGGTTTAGGCTATAAATTAGAAAGACCTAAATCTGCTAATTGA